The sequence below is a genomic window from Anaerocolumna chitinilytica.
TGACCTTCTCTGGATGTTATTATCAGTCTTGAAAGAGTGTCCGTATCCTTAATACCAATTCTCCAGGCTTCTATACTTATATCAATTGGCTCTTCCGTATTATTAAGGGCTATAATAAATTTATCCTGACTGTCAAATCTGCCATAGCACAAAGAGCCATATCCTGAATGCAGCATAAGATGGGAACCGGTCTTAAGTGCCTCATAGGATTTATGAATCTGGATAATATCCTTATGAAACTTTATCAAATCCACATCTTCCCTGCCCCAGGGATAGCTTCTGCGGTTATCAGGGTCTGTAAAGCCGCATAGCCCTGCTTCATCCCCATAATAAAGTGTCGGCGCACCGGGCCAGGTCATCTGAACAGTTACTGCTTCTCTGAAAACTCCTTTATCAATACCTGCTTCCGCTGCCTTAGGACCTAGGGTTGCGGTTCTTCCAACAATTCTATTCGTTCTTGTCAGGAATCTAGAGTGGTCATGATTGGATAGCTCATTCATTGCCGTAAAAAGAGAGGAGGTCTGAAAGTTCGCCATAGCGTTCTTCATTAATCCCTCAAAAGCTGTGCCGGAGTTATACAAAGACTCCTCGAAAGAATCGCTGTGCTTTTCCATCCCTGTCAAAAACCAGGTCAGGGGTTCCATGAAAGCATCATAATTCATAACAGTATCCCATTGGTCACCTAAGAGCCATTCTCTGGAATCTCCATAATGTTCGGCCAGGATAATCGCCTCCGGATTAGCTTCTTTTACAGTCTTTCGGAAATCTCTCCAAAAACTATGGTTGAATTCTCTGGAAAGACCCAAATCTGCCGCCACATCCAGTCTCCAGCCGTCACAGTTAAAGGGAGGTGATACCCATTTGGCTGCAATTTTTAGAATCTCCTCATATAATTTCTTAGAACCTTCATAGTTTAATTTCGGAAGGGTTTCATATCCCCACCAACCATCATAATTCTTATTCTCCGGCCATGTCTGCTCTTTGAAGTTAAAATAATCCCGGTAAACACTGTCTTCCTGCCAGTAAGCACCAGTATCAAAACCCTCTTCCCCTTTATAGATTCCTTCTCTGTCAAGCCATTTATGAAAGGAGCCGCAGTGATTAAACACACCGTCTAATATTACTTTCATGCCTCTTTCATGTGCCAGGGCTGTCAGGGTTTTTAAGAGTTCGTTGCTTTTATCTAAATTTACTTTACTTGCCACCCTTTTTTTATAACGGTAAGCCTCTCGATTGTCATATATCCCATCAGGCATACTATGGTTACAATCTTCCTCAATTACGCCAAAATGAGGGTCCACATAATCATAATCCTGTGTATCATATTTATGGTTGGAAGGGGACACAAAAATAGGATTCAAATAGAGCACTTCAATTCCTAGATTCTGAAGATAATCAAGCTTTTGAATCACTCCTGCCAGATCGCCGCCGTAAAACTCGCGTATTCCAACGGCGGATGGATACTGATACCAATCCTCTACTTTCTTTACATAATCCCCGACATAGAAATATTCTCTGTTTTCCACATCATTGGAGGTGTCACCATTATAAAAGCGGTCCACATAGATCTGATAAAATACAGCTCCCTTGGCCCATTCCGGCGTTGTAAATCCGGGAGTAATATTAAAATAAAACTTATCCTGAAGTCTGTCAACGCTTCCTGCCTTATTATAATAACAGGTACTATCCTCGTCATTTACCTCAAAATAATATCGAATCGGCTCATCCTTCAATTCCAGACTGGCTTCATAATAATTAAAATAGTTATCACTTTTCTCCTGAACCATTGAAATTGTTTCTGTTTCACCTTTAACAGTTATAATGCAAAGTCTTATCGTTACTTTTTCTTTTCCTGTCCGCAGGCGAAGTTTTACCCTCTCAAATTCCTTTGGTTCCACAGGGATTCTGTAGTCCTTCGTTCCGTCACTATAGAGAGCACTTCTATTTATCATATTTCTGGTCAAACCTTTCCTTTATATATGTCTGGTACATCGTATTCTAATTAATCAAATGGATTACTTGCCTGATTAATTGCGAGAATTACACATATGTTCTGTTAAAACATCTTATAGCAATTTGCTTAAAATAGCAACTTATATTATTTTTGGGCAAGAAAAAGGACAGCTTTCCGAGTGCTGTCCTTTTTCTGGAGAAGGTATTTTGTTACTTATGGGGTGTAGCAAAAACTATATAATGTATTGGGGTTTACGTGTATTAGTATAACATCATATATTCCAAAAGTGTGCACAAACATCAAATTTATTTAAAATATTTTTTGTTCGTTTTTTTCTTGTTATTTACTTTTTGCTTATTTCCCCATAATAAATTATATAAAAACCTGCTTTTTTCATTTCATTTTTTGTGAGCAGCTATTATCCTTCCAATAAAGGGGATTTTTCACTGTTCTCTGGGCCTTCACTTCTGTGCAGGAATAATGCTTCAAATTCTTCCCTGTTAATACGCTCTTTTTCAATCAAGAGTTTTGCGCAGTTATGAAGAACATCCATATACTCTGTAAGAAGCCTTTTTGCTTCAGAATAACAATTATCAATCATGCCTTTTACTTCATCATCAATAATTCTGGCAACATTCTCGCTGTAGCTTCTGGTGTGTGCCAGATCTCTGCCGATAAAGACTTCATCATCA
It includes:
- a CDS encoding glycoside hydrolase family 13 protein, with the translated sequence MINRSALYSDGTKDYRIPVEPKEFERVKLRLRTGKEKVTIRLCIITVKGETETISMVQEKSDNYFNYYEASLELKDEPIRYYFEVNDEDSTCYYNKAGSVDRLQDKFYFNITPGFTTPEWAKGAVFYQIYVDRFYNGDTSNDVENREYFYVGDYVKKVEDWYQYPSAVGIREFYGGDLAGVIQKLDYLQNLGIEVLYLNPIFVSPSNHKYDTQDYDYVDPHFGVIEEDCNHSMPDGIYDNREAYRYKKRVASKVNLDKSNELLKTLTALAHERGMKVILDGVFNHCGSFHKWLDREGIYKGEEGFDTGAYWQEDSVYRDYFNFKEQTWPENKNYDGWWGYETLPKLNYEGSKKLYEEILKIAAKWVSPPFNCDGWRLDVAADLGLSREFNHSFWRDFRKTVKEANPEAIILAEHYGDSREWLLGDQWDTVMNYDAFMEPLTWFLTGMEKHSDSFEESLYNSGTAFEGLMKNAMANFQTSSLFTAMNELSNHDHSRFLTRTNRIVGRTATLGPKAAEAGIDKGVFREAVTVQMTWPGAPTLYYGDEAGLCGFTDPDNRRSYPWGREDVDLIKFHKDIIQIHKSYEALKTGSHLMLHSGYGSLCYGRFDSQDKFIIALNNTEEPIDISIEAWRIGIKDTDTLSRLIITSREGHLLESVMYYTNGGILQLQLPPISSVIIKNFVEALNVDNKR